Below is a window of bacterium DNA.
CGAGGTTCGTCTCCGTGACCGCCAGCCTGACTCCGTCCCGCGTCGCGCTATCCATGCCGTCTGCCTCCTTCGACCTTGAGTGGGCTGCCGGACGCGGCGCCCGGCTCGAGCCCCGCGCGGACAAAAATTTCGTCGAGGTGGGCCAGCGCGGGCGCCGGATCGAAGCACGCGGCAAGCTCCGCCTCGGCGAGGGCGCCGGAGGCGCGGATCAGCTCGCGGAAGTTGCCGCCGCCGTCCCACGCCTGCATCGCCGCGGTCTGCACGATCGTGTAGGCCTCGTCGCGGCCGAGCCCCTTGCCGAGCAGGGCGAGCAGCACCCGGTGCGAGAACACCAGGCCGCCGGTCCGCTCCATATTCGCGCGCATCTGTTCCGGGTAGACGCGCAGCCCCTCGATCACACCCGTCAGCCGCCGCGTCATGTACTCGAGCACCGTGGTGGCATCCGGCACGATCACCCGCTCGACCGACGAATGCGTGATGTCGCGCTCGCCCCACAGCGCGATGTCCTCGAGCGCGGCGGCGGCGCAGCCGCGCACGACGCGGGCGAGGCCGGCGATCTGCTCGCAGGTGACGGGGTTGCGCTTGTGCGGCATCGCGGACGACCCGGTCTGTCCGGCGCGGAACGGCTCCTCGACCTCGCGGATCTCGGTGCGCTGCAGCGCGCGGATCTCGGTCGCGATCTTTTCGAGCGTGCCCGCGGCCACGGCGAGGTGCGTCACGTACTCCGCGTGCCGGTCCCGCTGCAGGACCTGCGACGACACCGGCGCCGGGCGCAGGCCGAGGTGCTCGCACACGTACGCCTCCACGGCCGGAGGCGTGTGGGCGAACGTTCCCACCTCGCCGGAGAGCTTGCCGACGCCGATGACCTCGCGCGCCCGGCGCACGCCGTCGATCGCCCGGCCGACGTCCGTGTACCACAGCGCGACCTTGAGGCCGAACGTGATCGGCTCGGCCTGGACGCCGTGGGTGCGGCCCGCCATCACAGTGCGCTTGTGGGTACGCGCGAGGACGCCGAGCGCCTGCTGCAGCCGCTCGAGCGCCGCCGTGATCAGATCCGCGGCGCGGACCATCAGCGCCGACTGCGCCGTGTCCACGACGTCGGACGAACCGAGTCCCCGGTGCAGGTAGCGCGCGTCGTCGCGGACGGTCTCGCCGACGACCCGCAGGAACGCGACGACGTCGTGCCGGGTGACCTTCTCTTCCACCTCGTCGATGCGCTGGACGCTCGGCACGTGGGCCCGGGCTCTCAACCGCGCGGGCACGTCGGCCGGGATCTCGCCGAGCCGGGCCTGCGCCTCCGCGGCCAGCAACTCGATCTCGAGCCAGGTCGCGAACTTCGTCTCGGGGCTCCAGAGCGCGGCCATCTCGGGGGACGTGTAGCGCGGAATCACTGATAGCCCTCCCGGCTGAAGATGACGTCCGAGCGCTCCGGCCCCACGCCGATCATCGCGATCGGGACGCCGACGATCTCCTCGATCCGGCGCAGAAACGTCCGCGCTTCGACGGGCAGGTCGGTGAGCCGACGCGCCCCGTGCGTCGGGCAGCGCCACCCCGGCAGATCCTCGTACACCGGCTGGACGCGGTCCATCGCCGCGGTGTGAGGCACGGTGTGGATCGTGCGGTCGCCGAGGCGGTAGGCGACGCCGAGCCGCACGGTCTCGAACGTATCGAAGATGTCGAGCTTCATCACGGCGAGGTGTGTGAAACCCGCGACCTCGGCGGCGTACCGCGCCGCGACCCCGTCGAACCAGCCGCAGCGCCGCGGCCGTCGCGTCGTGGCGCCGTATTCCTGGCCGAGCTCGCGCATCCGGTCCCCGGTCTCGTCGGCGAGCTCGGTCGGCATCGGTCCGGCGCCCACCGCGGTCGTGTACGCCTTCGCCACGCCGAGCACGCGCGTGATCCGCGCCGCGGGAATGCCGGCCCCCGCGCACGCGCCGCCGGGCAGCGTGGTGGACGAGGTCGAGAACGGATACACACCCCAGTCGAGGTCGCGCATCACGCCGAGCTGCCCTTCGAGCAGCACCGTGCGATCCGCGCGCAGCGCTTCCTGCACCAGCGGATGCGTGTCCGCGATGTACGGCTTGAGGCGCT
It encodes the following:
- the purB gene encoding adenylosuccinate lyase, whose amino-acid sequence is MIPRYTSPEMAALWSPETKFATWLEIELLAAEAQARLGEIPADVPARLRARAHVPSVQRIDEVEEKVTRHDVVAFLRVVGETVRDDARYLHRGLGSSDVVDTAQSALMVRAADLITAALERLQQALGVLARTHKRTVMAGRTHGVQAEPITFGLKVALWYTDVGRAIDGVRRAREVIGVGKLSGEVGTFAHTPPAVEAYVCEHLGLRPAPVSSQVLQRDRHAEYVTHLAVAAGTLEKIATEIRALQRTEIREVEEPFRAGQTGSSAMPHKRNPVTCEQIAGLARVVRGCAAAALEDIALWGERDITHSSVERVIVPDATTVLEYMTRRLTGVIEGLRVYPEQMRANMERTGGLVFSHRVLLALLGKGLGRDEAYTIVQTAAMQAWDGGGNFRELIRASGALAEAELAACFDPAPALAHLDEIFVRAGLEPGAASGSPLKVEGGRRHG
- a CDS encoding adenylosuccinate synthase, with translation MPVTAIVGAQWGDEGKGKVVDTLANHAEVVIRYNGGNNAGHTIQNQHGTFRLHLLPSGIFHPAAQCVIGPGVVVNADVLLAEIAEVERAGAATVGRLWLDERAHLVLPHHIVTDELEEVARGGRPHGTTKQGIWPVYSDKAARIGIRLGDLAEEAHLSEQLQFIASRKSALLRGVYRHEAVDPGTLIAMCARWAERLKPYIADTHPLVQEALRADRTVLLEGQLGVMRDLDWGVYPFSTSSTTLPGGACAGAGIPAARITRVLGVAKAYTTAVGAGPMPTELADETGDRMRELGQEYGATTRRPRRCGWFDGVAARYAAEVAGFTHLAVMKLDIFDTFETVRLGVAYRLGDRTIHTVPHTAAMDRVQPVYEDLPGWRCPTHGARRLTDLPVEARTFLRRIEEIVGVPIAMIGVGPERSDVIFSREGYQ